GCGCTTGCAACGTTCATTTCCAACCCCCCCTACTTTCTGCTGCAattctttcttctccttctccaATATCTCCTTATCTATTTGCAAGGATACTACATCTTCCTACAAATCGCTAATTATGTTATCTAGATTCTCCATCCGCGCTTCATGCTGCGCGCAGAAATGGCTCTTTTCCATCCATTTGTCAGTCATCGCCACTAGGTCTGCCTTCAGCTTGTTACATTCCATCTCTAGTCCGACAGACCCTACTAACTTCACCTCCGTGGCCACCACTTTCTCTTTCACCACTGCTAGCTTCGCTTCCAACTTTTTTATAGCCTCCACAAGCACATCACGGTTAGCTTCGCCCATCCTTCTCCCTGCGCACTCCTTCTCCAGCATGGCCACTTGTTCAGCCATTTTAGAGTTGTTCTGAACAGCCGCTGCAGATGCGCATACATAGCTCTGCAAAATATTCACTAAACTTGTCAAGGATGAAACGCGACAGGCACTACATGATACTGACTCTAACACATACATGATATTTCGTATACATATTCTATCAATCAAAACTCACCATCCATATGTGGTCAGATACTTGTTGAAGCAAATCGCTCTGACCGCTTAGcgactgataactctacaaaatagagttattttaccatattttatatgctaattgttgcttagttcttgagtttttaagtaacttattaagtttttaagtaatttttaatttattagtcttattgtaattttttagatttttatatgtttttatagatattttattgttttatgttgtaatttaattatttaaaaagttgtgttgttagtttgaatgctaaaaatatgattttattgaaattaaatgttatgtaaattaaattttaattaatattttcatggaagttgtatggtatattttattagtgaaaatatttaattttaatttagtttatgattattttgtaggaaataatgttgcattttggtactttgaaaagaaaggaaaagaaaagattaaAACTGAAAAAAGAAAAGCAAAAAGTGGCATTTCTGAAATAGCCAAGCTCATCCTCTTGGCCTAGCACGCCTCAAGCCCAAGGTTCCCTTGCCCCAGCCATGGATTTGGCCTGCCTGCCCCTTCGGCCCACTCGCCAGCTCTTCCTCGGCCCGTAAGCCTTCAACTGCCCCTTGGGCCCGCACCTGCCTTCTAGCTCTAGTCGTGCACCTCAAAGGCCCGAAGCCCAGGCCCGCGCGAGTGGCCTCCTGCCCAGCAAAGCCCCTGCGCCAATCACCTGAAGCTAGAACCTCCAAGCAGCCTTCAGCACATCACCACTCGAAGCCCACTCCTCCCAGGCGTTACCTTCGACCCATGCCACTTTCTCTAGCCGAAATCACCCAGCAGCTCCCCAGGCCCATCCGCCATAGCTGCCTCCCAGGCCCAATCACAGCCACCCCCAACCAACTGCCATTTccccttgagcccaacaaaagcacattgtccccttgtcccctttgtccaaaaatgccattttttacccaaacttgtctacacattttacccaaaaatcatcattacaccctataatttacccctatttgtcatttattattaatttaatcaatttaaattgattattttaatactctcattttggctataaatagggaatgttcaagaccatttggggagtaCTTATTTTTGGAGAGGTTACCctacacaagttctacactttcaagacctctctattctcttcatctttttggtcattttttctatgagtttttagaggaaaaactTGGGGGTTTCTCCTCAAAATTTtgctatttatgtttgtaatttctattctagttatgagtttctaatctttttaagtttattaaggtgatgatgaaacaatatataactagatagtatttatgttgtatgttgatttcccattttgtgcaactaAAGTTTatagattttcttcttcaaatactttctttcatcttaaatatcttttattttttattgttagaacatatttacactttgttcttcattagtgaaaaatcataatattctttgattaatgtgtgccattaaattgtgcacatcaaatgcttagaacaaaaataatatgttttgccttataaataattttcattgatttatttgttattttattagattgatttacattaaatactttgaaattataattttaaaagtgaagataaatcctatatttttataaaaacttgtgcttaaatagaatatttaatttgaataagtgatggtttgattaatttctactaatactaaaacttggaaatcaatgtacttataaatattattgaacttataatttgtggattatattatcttaataatattttttctaccatcttgtttacaattattaatttaagtatatattgtctttaatatctttattattatcttttattttattttcttgatacaaaaatctcatcaatctttggagctaggttataatttataaattttgatttaaaatagttttctgtttgattttagacaactcatttgggttcgacatccttgcttacacgatcactattctatatgaacgattcgtgcatttgcaatttataaatatttaaaacatacccgttttgggtccatcaagtttttggcggcGTTGCCGGAGAGTTGTAAGAAAAGAAACGAACTTTTTCttaaggttagtgaattcttctattagttatttaaatttttgcatttaaaaaaaaaagaaaaaaaagctatatatacaaaaatataaaaaatatatatttatataaaattaaaaaaagataaaaaaaaatttgggacggttctaccacccataaaaaaaacatacttatatatttatatctattgttttttttagttgacggaaCTTGTGCCTCATTTCTATCTTTtgaatttttatagttgacgacagttgtgcctcctatctatctttttaatttttaagttgacggcacttgtgccttctatctatcattttaatttttataagttgacggcacttgtgcctcctatctatcattttaatttttataagttgacgacatttgtgcctcctaattttgttgtaattttctttatatatcttgttgttattttaatttaattttatttgcaATTTACtaattgatggcacttgtgcctcctaactttttatttttattagttgATGGCGCTTGTTCctccaattttattttaatatcttaacattgtttttgttctcttaattttattttctttttctttttaccttaattgtcatttaaaaaaaaatagtttgtcatttagtttttaccatatgaatcattttaattatagttggaattctgagtacaactattatgtgcaatcaaatttaaattatggagaaactaatgatatgcatgattatgcaGCGCAGCCCATTTCTCCTCTGGGGTCTGCTTCTTATTACACAGCGCAAGATCTAGATATTTTGCAGTATCCACTTCAGCAATCCTCACGAACTTGCGTTCGGTAATCTCGCGATCCCTAACGCGTTGCCTCGTGGCTTCTACTGCTGCCTCTTCTGCCGTCTACAATACAAACCAGTTGACTACTCAACACATGAAACACAAAACTCAGCCATAATATCATCATACCAATTTTATACAACACATACCTCGTCCATTTCTTTCAACTGTCCCTCGATTCTGGCTATGGCCCCCTCTTTCTCTTTCAACTTACTGTTTAACTGGAGCTCTACCTCCAACTTCTGCTTATGTGCACTTGCAACTTTCATTTCCAACCCCTCTCCCACTTTTGCTGCAattctttcttctccttctccaATATCTCCTTATCCGTTTGCAAGTACATCTTCTTGCAAATCATTAATTATGTTATCTAGATTCTCCATCCGCGCTTCATGTTGCGCGCAGAACTGGCTATTTTCCATCCATTTGTCAGTCATCGCCACTTGGTCTGCCTTCAGCTTGTCACGTTCCATCTCTAGTCCGAAAGACCCTACTAACTTCGCCTCCGTGGCCACCACTTTCTCTTTCACCTCTGCTAGCTCTGCTTCTAACTTTTTTATAGCCTCCACAAGCACATCGCGGTTAGCTTCAGCCATCCTTCTCCCCGCACACTCCTCCTCCAGCATGGCCACCTGAGGATAAGCACCTATTATGACCATTTGAAATTTATATACTGAATATAATAAGTAAACGTAGAGTCAAACTGCAGTAATTGAGAAGACTTTTAAAGCAAATCCATAACCATAGTAAGCTAACATCTCAATTCTCAAGCTCTTAGAACAACAACTAAACAAATAATGTAAAATAAACatttcatttttctcattctaaTACATACTATACATTATCCCAAATTTTGAAGTGAAAATCACTTTTTCTAATCTCTCACTTCACCAGATACAGAAGAGAAATAGTAAGAGAGCAAAAGAAATCAGAAATCGAGAGTTTAATCATCAATTTATTATTCACGAAGTTTCTATTTCTCAACAAAattacacacacaaaaaaaaaaaaaacaaacaacataggaattaaatataaaatcaaaTCACATACAAAAATGAACAATAATCAGTAAATAAACCAAGAAACCTGGAAGCAAAGAAGCCGAGACAACTGCCAAAAGTGGTTGCTAGGATATCGAAGTTGTTGTGTAGCGACAAAGGAAGATTTGAGGGTTTTCTTTTAATACAAAATAAGGGGTTTACCAAAAGATGCAATGTCAAATGAATTTCAAAATGAAATCGTGACAAAAGAAGCTATGGAGTACTACAACTATTTCGTCAGACAGAGAAGAGGAAGAGACGCCCAATTACAAAACGCCTGCAGCTaagaattttcatatatatataaaagacaaTTCTCCTTAGGTTTTACTTTAAGCCATGCCGGTGAGGCTCTCAGtattctcgactcgtgaacagttttcggcatgattttttttatgaccatgtatattatagttatttagggCATCCTGtgaattttcagaaaattcccaatagtttacagtaccgaaaactaggttcaaacatgttgtttactacacacataaaaaaattagtcacgtgtgcagcaacatgtttaaacctagttttcggtactataaactatttagaattttctgaaaattgcgTCGattctctaaataactacaatatacatggtcataaaaaaaaatcacgccgaaaattGTTCAAATGTCTAGAACACTGAGAGCCCaactggtagggcttaaagtgaagccatTATACAAGAATTgacctatataaatatatagattctGAGACTTCAAAAAGAGCCCCACTGGTGGGATTCTTGTATATTTctgacccgtgaatagtttttggcgcaattttttttatgaccgtgtattttgtatttatttagagcatcctgcaaattttcagaatgACCGTGTATTTTGTAACAACCTATTTTGAACATAGTTTtcgacactataaattatttagaattttttgaaaatttggtgggtgctctaaataactataatatacaccgtCTTAAAAAAATCGtgtcgaaaactattcacgggtcgggGATACACAAGAGCCCCACCCCTAGGGCTCTTTTTGAAGCTCCTacaataaaatttatatatatatatatactagtggaTGAAGACACCTTTTtatcaaaattattaattttttttataaaaaaaatatcttaatacatatatatatatatatatatatatatatggagctTCTTAGATAGGGATATTACTTTTGTCCTTAGCatagatgtatttttttttattttcagcaTTTGGAAAAATTATAACTCATTTTTTTATGACTCCATACATGATAGTTATAGTAGGAATATAgccaattttcaagaaattctgaataatttatcgTGACAAAATTAAAGTTCAAACAATCTGTTTTCCACACGTATAAAAGAAAGTAGACACGCATGCAATTGactatttgaactttgatttcagcatcgtaaattattcagaatttctcaaaATTGGCGGTTTACTTGTTATATCTACAATGTACgtcatcataaaaaaaaattgttataattTATCTAAATGCCAAAATTAAAAAATGCTCTTATGATAGGGACAAAAGTATCGCCCTTACTTAAGaaaactcaaatatatatatatataattcatcatagatttttatttttcttaagcttATATCAAGAAAAACAACATTTTGAGTTGAAATTTTTATATAATAGAAAGGTCATTATGTTATTCATCtaagaaaaaaaaagtcattaggttattgtattattatagataatatttttttaagggATCTTTGgcaaaatgatttatttttttaaagttattttacattctagtctagttttaataattctttgcaaaatgacttctcataatttagacaggtgatcgaaaaattcaaacaatCCGTCGTAAAAATTTAGATAGTTGGTCAAAAAATTTACACAtctggtcgaattttagacaaagactattttacaaaaaattatcaaaagtaggtcagagtacaaaatcacttaaaaaaatatcattttcacaaatttatcttttttaaaaaaattaacaaataaaatacTAAAACGAAAGAAGTGAAGCAAAAGAAAATTTTCTTAAGCAAAAGAGAAGATAATATTAGATATCACGAGGACCAATAAGAAaatgacaaaaataaataaaacaaaagaagtTGATATGATCAACTTATGCACAAGAAGACAAATGTCGTCTGTCAAATATGAATCCttcctatataataatataaatagtaaatttttaaaggaaaagaaatcattttttaaatataatacatTGTGCGTGGTGGAGCCATCTACCCTATAACCAAATATAATCACTAGTTTACCTCAATATATTAATAAggataatataaatattattaaaaacttACATTGATCGGAAAAAATGTTTGTGAGC
The genomic region above belongs to Humulus lupulus chromosome 1, drHumLupu1.1, whole genome shotgun sequence and contains:
- the LOC133779549 gene encoding uncharacterized protein LOC133779549; protein product: MKVASAHKQKLEVELQLNSKLKEKEGAIARIEGQLKEMDETAEEAAVEATRQRVRDREITERKFVRIAEVDTAKYLDLALCNKKQTPEEKWAALHNHAYH